One genomic window of Pseudopipra pipra isolate bDixPip1 chromosome 17, bDixPip1.hap1, whole genome shotgun sequence includes the following:
- the ASXL1 gene encoding polycomb group protein ASXL1 isoform X4, producing MTPKQILQVIEAEGLKEMSGTSPLACLNAMLHSNSRGGDGLFYKLPGRISLFTLKKDALQWSRNLSVPEGEELEDTADAESCGSNEASTVSGDNDVSLDETSSNASCSTESQSKGPATRESYRTASQTSKQKKKTGVMLPRVVLTPLKVNGAHMESASGFTGRHADGESSSTSSSSSSSLALCKTSLRSRTEINRDPPQLLRGIRKPTAGQMKRNRGEDIDFETPGSILVNTNLRALINSRTFNALPSHFQQQLLYLLPEVDRQVGADGLMRLSSSALNNEFFTHAAQSWRERLADGEFTHEMQVRIRQEMEKEKRVEQWKEKFFEDYYGQKLGLSQEESQEQNSVQEDAENRTELSVKGEARLPRGPTTRQRDGRFRKRSRADLRCRARRSLYRLREPEHTEAPKEPAPMGPDSSLHKEPKPETDLKKDDLTSPSAAGLKAESSELHLSPETSKSHSKSEDPSLAAGNRIPSLPQENSAQESKEQKRKSFEEAASASFPEKKPRLEDRQSFRNTIESVHPEKPQPTKEEPKVPPIRIQLSRIKPPWVVKGQPTYQICPRIIPSTEPSGRGRPGARTLADIKARALQARAQREAATAAIGGGGGPGGGRSTDEGGGGGEPGRRSQHRRSKRAHGKRASDLQRAQLQSPVPLSRGKADSGGAAQEANVNSCLSSRQDCSSSKSEGSGLPGCAAGAGSGDAQPGDGSPRRPFCDAVTESSLDNVTPERPEESPEQLLLDPRTEPPPCATSPESTKLGCAVPVVTGLCSGGQGAGVSPTGDRAVVELGDVGAPTIQLDYPSDVKENSSSYPFLPELSLGGTERHDPETVSRFRFNSSETFMEKCGADSNTSRTVTAGVKKVIPVACDAAQLQAGKGSDDKWCNEEQNAEALVQPSVHGGFISQNRRDTSEKLLQPRERCLRTEPGNAHQPLGETQELKASGDEEIQSTHSETTDTASDWEGDVADENVEVEMCFRSVSCREVAGKGSSLHSSSERCNGIRSKLSVEADSPACAGDSPAPPSQRWGPPVPLPQKAERPASSARPLSSIETNNPLVMQLLKGKLPLEEVLPVSHIDIKLEVAQPVLEKQSESLSLHLDRGSSCYFSKESSPEVGIKTSARSRSDDIHSVRSSTDPQEKTCGSAAALPRAEDQAVPEKHSKVGSTLSCQDQLANVASASPKPEDVGPRERQFSSCSFEEQKELSKVHRVPQHNPLMSVMAGKSPEKVNTSTEPLFLSPAVTALGPNQTGGASVNKSYSGVQGKKLFGSGFPSNPSMRLHHSRALDHGSTMGTLSPSKQIPLDKGCALGEGIPAAREEWTSKQHSSTPGGIRNENVLVCGSPAKSNAENRGDAAQHPTELAGHTQSEPLVVDWPFFKFSRDPGKGQSHPLEPSSIPSQLNIKQAFYGKLSKLQLNSTSFNYSSNTPAFPRGLAGSVVQLTHKANFAAGRGTALAVQMFADSSSVEEISFQCSCSLKAMIMCKGCGAFCHDDCIGPSKLCVLCLVVR from the exons ATGACCCCAAAACAGATTCTGCAGGTCATAGAGGCTGAAGGACTAAAGGAAATGAG TGGCACGTCTCCCCTGGCCTGCCTCAACGCCATGCTCCACTCCAATTCCCGGGGAGGGGACGGGCTCTTTTACAAACTGCCTGGACGCATCAGCCTTTTCACACTCAAG AAGGATGCCTTGCAGTGGTCTCGGAACCTGTCAGTGCCAGAaggggaggagctggaggacaCAGCAGACGCAGAAAGCTGTGGGTCCAACGAAGCCAGCACTGTGAGTGGTGACAATGATG TGTCTCTAGATGAAACCTCCTCTAACGCCTCCTGTTCCACAGAATCTCAGAGCAAGGGACCTGCTACCAGGGAGAGCTACAGAACCGCTTCCCAG acaagcaaacagaagaaaaagaccGGTGTGATGCTGCCTCGGGTGGTGTTAACCCCACTGAAAGTAAACGGGGCACACATGGAGTCTGCCTCGG GGTTCACAGGAAGGCACGCTGACggagagagcagcagcacatccagcagcagcagcagctccttggccTTGTGCAAAACCAGCCTGCGCAGTAGGACAGAGATAAACAGGGAtcctccacagctgctgagGGGCATCCGAAAGCCCACGGCTG GGCAAATGAAACGGAACAGGGGTGAGGATATTGACTTTGAAACCCCTGGCTCCATCCTCGTCAACACAAACCTGCGGGCGCTGATCAACTCCAGGACCTTTAACGCGCTCCCGTCgcacttccagcagcagctgctttacCTCCTGCCCGAAGTGGACAGACAG GTCGGGGCTGACGGGCTGATGCGGCTCAGCAGCAGCGCTCTGAACAACGAGTTCTTCACCCATGCCGCGCAGAGCTGGAGAGAGCGGCTCGCTGACG GTGAATTCACCCATGAGATGCAAGTTCGAATCCGGCAggagatggaaaaggaaaagagagtgGAGCAATGGAAAGAGAAGTTCTTTGAGGACTACTATGGACAAAA GTTGGGCCTGAGCCAGGAAGAATCCCAGGAGCAGAATTCGGTGCAGGAAGATGCTGAGAACAGGACAGAGCTGTCTGTTAAAGGAGAGGCGAGGCTGCCCCGCGGGCCGACCACGCGGCAGAGGGACGGGCGCTTCCGGAAACGCTCCCGGGCCGACCTGCGGTGCCGGGCCAGGAGGAGCCTGTACAGACTGCGGGAACCCGAGCACACAGAAGCTCCCAAAGAGCCTGCTCCCATGGGGCCAGATTCCTCCCTCCATAAAGAGCCAAAGCCTGAGACAGACCTGAAGAAAGATGATCTGACCAGCCCCTCAGCTGCAGGACTGAAGGCGGAGAGTTCTGAGCTGCACCTCTCTCCGGAGACTTCCAAATCACACAGCAAATCGGAAGATCCGTCGCTGGCAGCTGGGAACAGAATTCCCAGTTTGCCCCAGGAGAACTCTGCTCAGGAGTCCAAggagcagaagaggaaaagcttTGAGGAGGCTGCCTCCGCGTCCTTCCCCGAAAAGAAGCCCCGGCTTGAAGATCGTCAGTCCTTTCGTAACACAATTGAAAGTGTTCACCCAGAAAAGCCACAGCCTACTAAAGAGGAGCCCAAAGTCCCACCCATCCGG aTTCAACTTTCACGTATTAAACCACCCTGGGTGGTTAAAGGTCAGCCCACTTACCAGATCTGCCCCCGGATCATCCCCAGCACGGAGCCCTccggccggggccgccccggggcccGGACCCTCGCAGACATTAAGGCCCGTGCTCTGCAAGCCCGAGCCCAGCGCGAAGCCGCCACCGCCGCCATCGGAGGAGGGGGTGGCCCAGGCGGGGGGAGAAGCACCGAtgaaggaggaggtggaggagaaCCCGGCAGGCGTTCCCAGCACAGGAGATCCAAGAGAGCTCATGGAAAGCGTGCGTCAGATCTACAACGAGCACAACTACAGTCGCCTGTTCCTCTGAGCAGAGGGAAGGCTGActctgggggggctgctcaggAGGCCAACGTGAATTCCTGCCTCTCTTCCAGACAAGACTGCTCTTCCTCAAAGAGCGAGGGGAGTGGCCttccaggctgtgctgcaggtgcTGGCTCAGGGGACGCTCAGCCCGGTGATGGGTCACCCAGGaggccattctgtgatgctgtgacTGAGTCATCCTTGGACAATGTGACTCCTGAGAGGCCGGaggagagccctgagcagctcctttTGGACCCAAGGACCGAACCCCCACCTTGTGCTACGTCTCCAGAGAGCACAAAGCTGGGATGTGCAGTTCCCGTGGTGACTGGTCTGTGTTCTggggggcagggagcaggggttAGTCCCACGGGAGACAGGGCTGTGGTGGAACTTGGAGATGTTGGTGCTCCCACCATACAGCTGGATTATCCTTCTGATGTAAAGGAAAATTCTTCCAGTTATCCTTTTCTGCCAGAGTTGTCATTGGGTGGTACAGAACGCCATGATCCAGAGACGGTGTCTAGGTTTAGATTTAACAGCTCTGAAACTTTTATGGAAAAATGTGGTGCTGATAGTAATACCTCCAGAACGGTGACTGCTGGAGTGAAGAAAGTGATCCCTGTGGCGTGTGACgctgcccagctgcaggcagggaaaggcagtGATGACAAATGGTGTAATGAGGAACAAAATGCAGAGGCTCTGGTGCAGCCCTCTGTGCACGGTGGCTTTATTTCTCAGAATAGGAGAGATACCTCTGAAAAGCTCCTGCAGCCAAGGGAGAGGTGCCTCAGAACAGAACCAGGAAACGCACACCAGCCCCTTGGAGAGACGCAGGAGCTGAAGGCGAGTGGAGATGAGGAAATACAGAGTACACACAGTGAAACAACAGACACTGCTTCCGACTGGGAAGGGGACGTGGCTGATGAGAATGTGGAGGTGGAGATGTGCTTCAGAAGTGTCAGCTGTAGGGAGGTGGCTGGGAAAGGCTCTTCCTTacacagcagcagtgagaggTGCAATGGGATTAGGTCAAAATTGTCTGTGGAGGCAGATagtccagcctgtgctggggactCCCCTGCACCCCCATCCCAGAGGTGGGGACCCCCTGTGCCGTTGCCCCAGAAAGCCGAGCGTCCGGCCAGCTCTGCTCGGCCCCTGTCCTCCATCGAGACCAACAACCCCCTGGTGATGCAGCTGCTGAAGGGGAAGCTTCCACTGGAAGAAGTTCTCCCAGTGTCTCACATCGACATCAAGCTGGAAGTTGCACAGCCAGTGCTGGAGAAGCAGTCGGAAAGCCTCTCCCTGCACTTGGACAGAGGCAGCAGTTGCTACTTCAGCAAAGAATCTTCTCCAGAGGtaggaataaagacaagtgcccGAAGCAGGAGCGATGACATCCACTCAGTGAGATCTTCCACAGATCCCCAGGAAAAGACTTGTGGATCGGCGGCAGCATTGCCTAGAGCAGAGGATCAGGCTGTTCCAGAAAAACATTCCAAGGTTGGCTCTACTTTAAGCTGCCAAGACCAACTGGCAAATGTGGCAAGTGCCTCTCCGAAGCCTGAAGATGTGGGCCCTCGGGAAAGACAGTTTTCTTCCTGTAGCTTTGAGGAGCAGAAGGAGTTGTCCAAGGTCCACCGGGTGCCACAGCACAACCCCCTAATGAGTGTCATGGCAGGTAAAAGCCCGGAGAAGGTGAACACCTCTACAGAGCCTCTGTTTTTATCTCCAGCTGTAACTGCTCTTGGACCAAACCAGACAGGAGGTGCATCAGTCAATAAAAGTTACAGTGGAGTTCAAGGCAAAAAGCTCTTTGGTTCTGGTTTTCCTTCCAAccccagcatgaggctgcatCATTCCAGGGCTTTGGATCACGGTTCAACCATGGGAACCTTGTCGCCCAGCAAACAGATTCCCTTGGACAAGGGCTGTGCATTGGGAGAAGGAATCCCAGCTGCCAGGGAGGAATGGACttcaaagcagcacagcagcacgcCGGGAGGGATCAGAAATGAGAATGTGCTGGTGTGTGGCAGCCCAGCCAAGAGTAATGCAGAGAACAGGGGGGATGCAGCCCAGCACCCCACGGAGCTGgctgggcacacacagagcGAGCCGCTGGTCGTGGACTGGCCTTTCTTTAAGTTTTCAAGGGATCCAGGGAAAGGACAGAGTCACCCTTTGGAGCCTTCGTCCATCCCCTCTCAGCTCAACATCAAGCAAGCGTTTTATGGGAAGCTTTCAAAGCTGCAGCTCAATTCCACCAGCTTTAATTATTCATCCAACACTCCGGCTTTCCCCCGAGGCCTTGCTGGGAGCGTGGTGCAGCTCACCCACAAAGCGAACTTTGCTGCGGGCCGGGGCACGGCCCTGGCTGTGCAGATGTTTGCTGACAGCAGCAGCGTCGAGGAGATCTCCTTCCAGTGCTCGTGCAGCCTGAAGGCCATGATCATGTGCAAAGGCTGCGGCGCCTTCTGCCACGACGACTGTATAGGACCCTCTAAGCTCTGTGTATTGTGCCTTGTGGTGAGATAA
- the ASXL1 gene encoding polycomb group protein ASXL1 isoform X1, producing the protein MKEMKQRRKKERTWAEAARLVLENYSDAPMTPKQILQVIEAEGLKEMSGTSPLACLNAMLHSNSRGGDGLFYKLPGRISLFTLKKDALQWSRNLSVPEGEELEDTADAESCGSNEASTVSGDNDVSLDETSSNASCSTESQSKGPATRESYRTASQTSKQKKKTGVMLPRVVLTPLKVNGAHMESASGFTGRHADGESSSTSSSSSSSLALCKTSLRSRTEINRDPPQLLRGIRKPTAGQMKRNRGEDIDFETPGSILVNTNLRALINSRTFNALPSHFQQQLLYLLPEVDRQVGADGLMRLSSSALNNEFFTHAAQSWRERLADGEFTHEMQVRIRQEMEKEKRVEQWKEKFFEDYYGQKLGLSQEESQEQNSVQEDAENRTELSVKGEARLPRGPTTRQRDGRFRKRSRADLRCRARRSLYRLREPEHTEAPKEPAPMGPDSSLHKEPKPETDLKKDDLTSPSAAGLKAESSELHLSPETSKSHSKSEDPSLAAGNRIPSLPQENSAQESKEQKRKSFEEAASASFPEKKPRLEDRQSFRNTIESVHPEKPQPTKEEPKVPPIRIQLSRIKPPWVVKGQPTYQICPRIIPSTEPSGRGRPGARTLADIKARALQARAQREAATAAIGGGGGPGGGRSTDEGGGGGEPGRRSQHRRSKRAHGKRASDLQRAQLQSPVPLSRGKADSGGAAQEANVNSCLSSRQDCSSSKSEGSGLPGCAAGAGSGDAQPGDGSPRRPFCDAVTESSLDNVTPERPEESPEQLLLDPRTEPPPCATSPESTKLGCAVPVVTGLCSGGQGAGVSPTGDRAVVELGDVGAPTIQLDYPSDVKENSSSYPFLPELSLGGTERHDPETVSRFRFNSSETFMEKCGADSNTSRTVTAGVKKVIPVACDAAQLQAGKGSDDKWCNEEQNAEALVQPSVHGGFISQNRRDTSEKLLQPRERCLRTEPGNAHQPLGETQELKASGDEEIQSTHSETTDTASDWEGDVADENVEVEMCFRSVSCREVAGKGSSLHSSSERCNGIRSKLSVEADSPACAGDSPAPPSQRWGPPVPLPQKAERPASSARPLSSIETNNPLVMQLLKGKLPLEEVLPVSHIDIKLEVAQPVLEKQSESLSLHLDRGSSCYFSKESSPEVGIKTSARSRSDDIHSVRSSTDPQEKTCGSAAALPRAEDQAVPEKHSKVGSTLSCQDQLANVASASPKPEDVGPRERQFSSCSFEEQKELSKVHRVPQHNPLMSVMAGKSPEKVNTSTEPLFLSPAVTALGPNQTGGASVNKSYSGVQGKKLFGSGFPSNPSMRLHHSRALDHGSTMGTLSPSKQIPLDKGCALGEGIPAAREEWTSKQHSSTPGGIRNENVLVCGSPAKSNAENRGDAAQHPTELAGHTQSEPLVVDWPFFKFSRDPGKGQSHPLEPSSIPSQLNIKQAFYGKLSKLQLNSTSFNYSSNTPAFPRGLAGSVVQLTHKANFAAGRGTALAVQMFADSSSVEEISFQCSCSLKAMIMCKGCGAFCHDDCIGPSKLCVLCLVVR; encoded by the exons atgaaggagatgaagcagaggaggaagaaggagcgCACGTGGGCCGAGGCCGCCCGCTTG gTGCTGGAAAATTACTCTGATGCTCCCATGACCCCAAAACAGATTCTGCAGGTCATAGAGGCTGAAGGACTAAAGGAAATGAG TGGCACGTCTCCCCTGGCCTGCCTCAACGCCATGCTCCACTCCAATTCCCGGGGAGGGGACGGGCTCTTTTACAAACTGCCTGGACGCATCAGCCTTTTCACACTCAAG AAGGATGCCTTGCAGTGGTCTCGGAACCTGTCAGTGCCAGAaggggaggagctggaggacaCAGCAGACGCAGAAAGCTGTGGGTCCAACGAAGCCAGCACTGTGAGTGGTGACAATGATG TGTCTCTAGATGAAACCTCCTCTAACGCCTCCTGTTCCACAGAATCTCAGAGCAAGGGACCTGCTACCAGGGAGAGCTACAGAACCGCTTCCCAG acaagcaaacagaagaaaaagaccGGTGTGATGCTGCCTCGGGTGGTGTTAACCCCACTGAAAGTAAACGGGGCACACATGGAGTCTGCCTCGG GGTTCACAGGAAGGCACGCTGACggagagagcagcagcacatccagcagcagcagcagctccttggccTTGTGCAAAACCAGCCTGCGCAGTAGGACAGAGATAAACAGGGAtcctccacagctgctgagGGGCATCCGAAAGCCCACGGCTG GGCAAATGAAACGGAACAGGGGTGAGGATATTGACTTTGAAACCCCTGGCTCCATCCTCGTCAACACAAACCTGCGGGCGCTGATCAACTCCAGGACCTTTAACGCGCTCCCGTCgcacttccagcagcagctgctttacCTCCTGCCCGAAGTGGACAGACAG GTCGGGGCTGACGGGCTGATGCGGCTCAGCAGCAGCGCTCTGAACAACGAGTTCTTCACCCATGCCGCGCAGAGCTGGAGAGAGCGGCTCGCTGACG GTGAATTCACCCATGAGATGCAAGTTCGAATCCGGCAggagatggaaaaggaaaagagagtgGAGCAATGGAAAGAGAAGTTCTTTGAGGACTACTATGGACAAAA GTTGGGCCTGAGCCAGGAAGAATCCCAGGAGCAGAATTCGGTGCAGGAAGATGCTGAGAACAGGACAGAGCTGTCTGTTAAAGGAGAGGCGAGGCTGCCCCGCGGGCCGACCACGCGGCAGAGGGACGGGCGCTTCCGGAAACGCTCCCGGGCCGACCTGCGGTGCCGGGCCAGGAGGAGCCTGTACAGACTGCGGGAACCCGAGCACACAGAAGCTCCCAAAGAGCCTGCTCCCATGGGGCCAGATTCCTCCCTCCATAAAGAGCCAAAGCCTGAGACAGACCTGAAGAAAGATGATCTGACCAGCCCCTCAGCTGCAGGACTGAAGGCGGAGAGTTCTGAGCTGCACCTCTCTCCGGAGACTTCCAAATCACACAGCAAATCGGAAGATCCGTCGCTGGCAGCTGGGAACAGAATTCCCAGTTTGCCCCAGGAGAACTCTGCTCAGGAGTCCAAggagcagaagaggaaaagcttTGAGGAGGCTGCCTCCGCGTCCTTCCCCGAAAAGAAGCCCCGGCTTGAAGATCGTCAGTCCTTTCGTAACACAATTGAAAGTGTTCACCCAGAAAAGCCACAGCCTACTAAAGAGGAGCCCAAAGTCCCACCCATCCGG aTTCAACTTTCACGTATTAAACCACCCTGGGTGGTTAAAGGTCAGCCCACTTACCAGATCTGCCCCCGGATCATCCCCAGCACGGAGCCCTccggccggggccgccccggggcccGGACCCTCGCAGACATTAAGGCCCGTGCTCTGCAAGCCCGAGCCCAGCGCGAAGCCGCCACCGCCGCCATCGGAGGAGGGGGTGGCCCAGGCGGGGGGAGAAGCACCGAtgaaggaggaggtggaggagaaCCCGGCAGGCGTTCCCAGCACAGGAGATCCAAGAGAGCTCATGGAAAGCGTGCGTCAGATCTACAACGAGCACAACTACAGTCGCCTGTTCCTCTGAGCAGAGGGAAGGCTGActctgggggggctgctcaggAGGCCAACGTGAATTCCTGCCTCTCTTCCAGACAAGACTGCTCTTCCTCAAAGAGCGAGGGGAGTGGCCttccaggctgtgctgcaggtgcTGGCTCAGGGGACGCTCAGCCCGGTGATGGGTCACCCAGGaggccattctgtgatgctgtgacTGAGTCATCCTTGGACAATGTGACTCCTGAGAGGCCGGaggagagccctgagcagctcctttTGGACCCAAGGACCGAACCCCCACCTTGTGCTACGTCTCCAGAGAGCACAAAGCTGGGATGTGCAGTTCCCGTGGTGACTGGTCTGTGTTCTggggggcagggagcaggggttAGTCCCACGGGAGACAGGGCTGTGGTGGAACTTGGAGATGTTGGTGCTCCCACCATACAGCTGGATTATCCTTCTGATGTAAAGGAAAATTCTTCCAGTTATCCTTTTCTGCCAGAGTTGTCATTGGGTGGTACAGAACGCCATGATCCAGAGACGGTGTCTAGGTTTAGATTTAACAGCTCTGAAACTTTTATGGAAAAATGTGGTGCTGATAGTAATACCTCCAGAACGGTGACTGCTGGAGTGAAGAAAGTGATCCCTGTGGCGTGTGACgctgcccagctgcaggcagggaaaggcagtGATGACAAATGGTGTAATGAGGAACAAAATGCAGAGGCTCTGGTGCAGCCCTCTGTGCACGGTGGCTTTATTTCTCAGAATAGGAGAGATACCTCTGAAAAGCTCCTGCAGCCAAGGGAGAGGTGCCTCAGAACAGAACCAGGAAACGCACACCAGCCCCTTGGAGAGACGCAGGAGCTGAAGGCGAGTGGAGATGAGGAAATACAGAGTACACACAGTGAAACAACAGACACTGCTTCCGACTGGGAAGGGGACGTGGCTGATGAGAATGTGGAGGTGGAGATGTGCTTCAGAAGTGTCAGCTGTAGGGAGGTGGCTGGGAAAGGCTCTTCCTTacacagcagcagtgagaggTGCAATGGGATTAGGTCAAAATTGTCTGTGGAGGCAGATagtccagcctgtgctggggactCCCCTGCACCCCCATCCCAGAGGTGGGGACCCCCTGTGCCGTTGCCCCAGAAAGCCGAGCGTCCGGCCAGCTCTGCTCGGCCCCTGTCCTCCATCGAGACCAACAACCCCCTGGTGATGCAGCTGCTGAAGGGGAAGCTTCCACTGGAAGAAGTTCTCCCAGTGTCTCACATCGACATCAAGCTGGAAGTTGCACAGCCAGTGCTGGAGAAGCAGTCGGAAAGCCTCTCCCTGCACTTGGACAGAGGCAGCAGTTGCTACTTCAGCAAAGAATCTTCTCCAGAGGtaggaataaagacaagtgcccGAAGCAGGAGCGATGACATCCACTCAGTGAGATCTTCCACAGATCCCCAGGAAAAGACTTGTGGATCGGCGGCAGCATTGCCTAGAGCAGAGGATCAGGCTGTTCCAGAAAAACATTCCAAGGTTGGCTCTACTTTAAGCTGCCAAGACCAACTGGCAAATGTGGCAAGTGCCTCTCCGAAGCCTGAAGATGTGGGCCCTCGGGAAAGACAGTTTTCTTCCTGTAGCTTTGAGGAGCAGAAGGAGTTGTCCAAGGTCCACCGGGTGCCACAGCACAACCCCCTAATGAGTGTCATGGCAGGTAAAAGCCCGGAGAAGGTGAACACCTCTACAGAGCCTCTGTTTTTATCTCCAGCTGTAACTGCTCTTGGACCAAACCAGACAGGAGGTGCATCAGTCAATAAAAGTTACAGTGGAGTTCAAGGCAAAAAGCTCTTTGGTTCTGGTTTTCCTTCCAAccccagcatgaggctgcatCATTCCAGGGCTTTGGATCACGGTTCAACCATGGGAACCTTGTCGCCCAGCAAACAGATTCCCTTGGACAAGGGCTGTGCATTGGGAGAAGGAATCCCAGCTGCCAGGGAGGAATGGACttcaaagcagcacagcagcacgcCGGGAGGGATCAGAAATGAGAATGTGCTGGTGTGTGGCAGCCCAGCCAAGAGTAATGCAGAGAACAGGGGGGATGCAGCCCAGCACCCCACGGAGCTGgctgggcacacacagagcGAGCCGCTGGTCGTGGACTGGCCTTTCTTTAAGTTTTCAAGGGATCCAGGGAAAGGACAGAGTCACCCTTTGGAGCCTTCGTCCATCCCCTCTCAGCTCAACATCAAGCAAGCGTTTTATGGGAAGCTTTCAAAGCTGCAGCTCAATTCCACCAGCTTTAATTATTCATCCAACACTCCGGCTTTCCCCCGAGGCCTTGCTGGGAGCGTGGTGCAGCTCACCCACAAAGCGAACTTTGCTGCGGGCCGGGGCACGGCCCTGGCTGTGCAGATGTTTGCTGACAGCAGCAGCGTCGAGGAGATCTCCTTCCAGTGCTCGTGCAGCCTGAAGGCCATGATCATGTGCAAAGGCTGCGGCGCCTTCTGCCACGACGACTGTATAGGACCCTCTAAGCTCTGTGTATTGTGCCTTGTGGTGAGATAA